CTTCTTCAGGATCTGCGTCACCGTTACTCCTCCCTTTAACAGACAATCGATCTTTCTGTTTAACGTTTCCGGGCCGATGTAGAGAATCATCGGATAGCCGATGAGCAGCTTCTTTACGTCTGCTTCCTGACAGCCGAGCACAGTCATCTTCTGCAGAAGGTTTTGGAAGTTCTTCTTCAGATATTCGCTGGACAGGTCCAGGATTTCGGCGCCGTGGCCTTGCAGTAGAACCAGCAGCTCCGAGTCGCTTAAATGAAGAGAGGCTCTCAGGTTGTCGATGTTTGCTCGGACTCTTCTGGTGCTCCTGATGAGAATGTAAAGGTTTCTGGCGATGACCGTCTTTGCAAACTGCTCTGGATCGTCTCCGCCCAGCTCTGCGCAGATGTCCTCCAGAAACTCCACCATCTGCTTGTTGAGCTCCACGCTGTTGGAGAACGTCCGTGGAGCCGTGGTCAGCATCCGATGGAGATCCTTGCTGTTCAGTCCCAGCGACGTCAGAAAGGCGATGTTTTTCTCCAGGTTCCCATTGTCGCTGGAGCGGAAGAAGGACTCCGGGGAGCGGTCCAGGATGCTGACGATCTCGGCGTCAGTCTGGAAGACGTTCCTCCACAGCCTCCAGCGCTGCTCCAGGTGCTCCACGGAGCGCGTGATGGAACGGGGATAGCGGGAAACGATGCTGGCGATGGTTTTGAGGCTGGCCCCTTTCCCTTGCAGGAACCGGGCCAGGCCCTTCTCGTTGGTGCAGTCTTTCCGGAGCACCCCCGGCTGCCGCCGCCGCGCCATCGTCAGGTCCACGCCCATCAGGCTCAGGCTCTGGATCAGCGTCTCGTTCTCCGGGTTCACCGGCTGCTTTGGACTCTCACTGGAGAAGGTTCTGGACGGGCCGGTCGATGCCAGCTGGACGGGAACAAACCTGAAAGGCCTCTGGCAGCTCAGTGATTGACAGGTCTTCAGGAAGACCCGGACTCCAGGAAGCGCCGCCATCTTTCAGCCGGAAGGAGACAAACTACAGAGAACCCATCAAAGATCATTAGTTAGAACTCGgctttcaacaaaaaatatatttctgttaTTCACACATTCTATTATTAGATTTGGTTGTActgacaaggaaaaaaaaacattttttgtttaacaacTGAAgatatttttggtcattttttatttacaaatgtcactttttgaaagagtcccatttaaaaaaaacattttttatgtttataattaTGCCACAAAACGATCAAATGGTTTGTCAGTTTACCTGGACTgatttctctttaatttaatgatAATCTTAGTTGTGGTTATTTAGATATTGATGCCTCCCAAGTTAGATTTCTCatgttatacatttatattttacatttttgatttgtgttgTTACTTTGGTTTATGCTATAActgtttcttgtctttttttttcttttactagagcttaaattgaattaattttgtcTTCACATGTATACATATAGAATGCTACGCTTCGTAATGTCTGATCTGTCAAGAAAAGTACAGATTAGTGGGTTATAACTGATGTGAGCTGAAtcagaaaacattaaagttaaatatgagttaaagtTCAGAGACTTTATGTGTTTTAATTGATCTTCTGCTTTATAATGACGTCagaattaaagtaaacttttttctgAGACTTCAATTCAGGGTTTTAATCCACACTATCAGATCAGTCACAaagtaaatcaattaaaaagtaacaaatcaTTTATCGTCCAGAACGAATCTGATCACGATCGTTAAACAAACGTCTCTTAAAACGGAACAAATCTGAACTATTCAGACCAACTCTGaagtttggacatttttacaGATATAAACACTTTAAACCTTAATTTggcagaaaatataaaataattagattaaaGACAGACCTTACCCTTACAGGAGTCTACTTTCACATTctgtttgtattaaaaaaaataaagcatctgGACCGGAAGTGAGTTCGGCTGCCTGAACTGACCGGTCCGGTCACGTGACAGCGCCCCCAGCGTCCGGGAGGTCGACCTGCTCTGACGCTTTCTAACCAGCAGGAGGAAGCAGAGCTTCATGGAGCTTCAGAGCTGAAGGAAAGGATGAGAAAAGGATCAAACCAAAGACGTCGAATTACTAGACAAGGATTTATTTTAGACAACAACATGTTTACCTTTCGTGATACCGATACTGAAACAACAGATACACTATTTTTGAATTGCATTTACTCTATTACTTTTGGGATGACTTCCAAGATTGGATATCAAGCAATCATATCCCCCCAGCCCCTGAAAAGAGAATATCTATTTAGAATGACCTTACACAACAATAAACACAGTTTCACAATCAATATTCTCTTGAATTTAACCAAATTCTTTCTTCAAACGTGTAAAAAGAGcaataaaacacataatttcTTAGCCTTTTAAATATACTTTGTGGATAATCACCTCTATACTCTGAAATtattcagaaacaaaaacagaaaaaaacattattgatgcttctaaaaagtttaaaatcttcAAAGAGGACTAATATTCTTGTCTTATACACACCCAGGactattcatttttatttgtatttacttCCTTTTCCCTCtattgtaatttatttctttacttaTTGTTAatcatttacttttctttattcaCTGTGTGTGTCATTTGCATTCATCATGGTTTTGTGCTCACGTGTCACTTTGTGGTTCTGATGCTGGTGCTGCTGTTCTGAACATTTGTTGTTTGAAgttttgtaaactcaaaataaagcattaaaaaatacatccaaagagttttcctttttatagagaaaaagagtaattaaaagctttaaagttaAATCCAAACTGTAATCCTaaaagtttctaaataaaacatccaGGCATCTACAGGAAATATGATATCTGTACTTTCATTTTTGAGCCCTTTTCTTCagacaaatttgacaaatatttattctgtattaaatgaaataaataaatcctcataaCTTGTGCAGCAGCTTCTGATAGAAGCTTTTCAACACCTCGTTCTTTGCAGGAGCGTCGTATTGAAGCAGCTGGTGCTGTGCTGCAGAGTCCCACCACTTATGCATATTTGAACAGGCTTCATTGATGATGAGCTTCATGCTTCTGTGGCTGAAGTGCTTTTGGTTTTCGTCAGCAGCACTTTCACACTGATTGTCTGGACTGTGACGGAGTTCATGGGTAAATTCTGTTCCTTGAAGTGTGTCTGAACAGACGGATTTATGTGAAGATTCGTGTCTCTTTCTATGACCAGACCAAGAAAACCTGTTGATGCTGTTTATATAGTGGATTCCTGTTTAACATGTGATCCACCTCCACTAAAGGTCAGTCATTGGTGACGTACATGTATAAGTACTGTACATATATTGGATATTTTTTAGAAAGCAGTTAATGATTCTCTGGCACTCTTCATCTTcacatgtttgaatgttttcattctTGGACGTCTAAATGCATCTTCATGCTAACTTCATTTCAtcttttgggtttttatttttataaaacaaatgttaatgtAGTTATTTAGTGTTGTGGTACTTTAGATGGTGAATAAAGAACAAATACTTGATGAACTGACACGTCCTTTCA
The genomic region above belongs to Oryzias melastigma strain HK-1 linkage group LG22, ASM292280v2, whole genome shotgun sequence and contains:
- the LOC112148449 gene encoding transcription termination factor 1, mitochondrial encodes the protein MAALPGVRVFLKTCQSLSCQRPFRFVPVQLASTGPSRTFSSESPKQPVNPENETLIQSLSLMGVDLTMARRRQPGVLRKDCTNEKGLARFLQGKGASLKTIASIVSRYPRSITRSVEHLEQRWRLWRNVFQTDAEIVSILDRSPESFFRSSDNGNLEKNIAFLTSLGLNSKDLHRMLTTAPRTFSNSVELNKQMVEFLEDICAELGGDDPEQFAKTVIARNLYILIRSTRRVRANIDNLRASLHLSDSELLVLLQGHGAEILDLSSEYLKKNFQNLLQKMTVLGCQEADVKKLLIGYPMILYIGPETLNRKIDCLLKGGVTVTQILKKPKVLDYSTQNITERLTELQRVGYDFSKNGINILDSSRKRFVAKMEKLSSEEGNPEL